One window of the Pyxicephalus adspersus chromosome 5, UCB_Pads_2.0, whole genome shotgun sequence genome contains the following:
- the GATAD1 gene encoding GATA zinc finger domain-containing protein 1, translating to MPLGLKPTCSVCKTTSSSMWKKGSQGEILCNSCTGKGSGGGSNHSSASGSSTAHSGPSFASASTSQQSNGGNTKQSKQEIHRRSARLRNTKYKSAPAVEKKVSTKGKGRRHIFKLKNPIKAPESVSTIVTSEFLFHRGLYYQIGDVVSVVDDDDGKTYYAQIRGFIQDQYCEKSAALTWLIPTLASPKDHFDPATYIIGPDEDLPRKMDCLDFVCHAPSEYFKSRSSPFPTLPTRPERGFIWTHIGPTPAITIKDAVGNHV from the exons ATGCCTCTTGGACTAAAGCCAACATGCAGTGTGTGCAAAACCACCTCATCTTCTATGTGGAAAAAGGGAAGCCAGGGAGAAATTCTCTGCAATAGCTGCACGGGGAAGGGCAGTGGTGGGGGCAGCAATCACAGCAGTGCCAGCGGCTCCAGTACTGCACACAGCGGGCCCAGCTTTGCCAGTGCCTCGACCTCCCAACAAAGTAATGGAGGCAACACTAAGCAG TCCAAGCAGGAAATCCACAGAAGATCGGCCCGTTTGAGGAATACAAAGTATAAGTCGGCCCCAGCTGTAGAAAAGAAGGTTTCCACCAAAGGCAAAGGAAGGCGgcatatttttaaactgaaaaat CCTATTAAGGCACCGGAATCTGTGTCCACGATAGTGACCTCGGAATTCTTATTCCACAGG GGATTGTACTATCAGATCGGTGATGTGGTGTCCGTTGTTGATGACGATGATGGAAAAACATATTATGCTCAGATAAGAGGCTTCATTCAAGATCAGTACTGTGAGAAGAGCGCTGCTTTGACTTGGCTCATCCCTACCCTCGCCAGCCCCAAAGATCACTTTGATCCAGCTACTTACATCATAG GACCAGATGAAGACCTCCCCCGCAAAATGGATTGTTTGGACTTTGTCTGCCATGCCCCCTCTGAGTACTTTAAATCTCGTTCCTCACCATTCCCCACTCTCCCCACCCGCCCCGAGCGAGGTTTTATTTGGACTCACATTGGCCCCACACCAGCAATCACGATTAAAGACGCCGTAGGTAATCATGTATAA